A stretch of Myxococcus hansupus DNA encodes these proteins:
- the panC gene encoding pantoate--beta-alanine ligase translates to MAPAVLKTVADVKDWTAGLRREGHRLALVPTMGFLHEGHLSLIREGRRRADAVAVSIFVNPTQFGPREDLSRYPRDFEGDVAKCVSAGAQVIFAPEGPGVMYPAGYQTYVEVTDVSQGMCGARRPGHFRGVATIVTQLLSLFRPDVALFGEKDYQQLQVIRALNRDLHLGADIVGMPTVREADGLAMSSRNAYLSPEERQRALALSRGLRAAQALVREGTRESGPLVGAVRRELEAVGLREDYVELVDAERLTPLASVERGQPARLLVAAFSGTTRLIDNMPLGGEENAGPV, encoded by the coding sequence ATGGCTCCCGCCGTCCTGAAAACCGTCGCGGATGTGAAGGACTGGACGGCGGGGCTGCGCCGGGAGGGGCACCGGCTCGCGCTGGTGCCCACCATGGGCTTCCTGCATGAAGGTCACCTCTCGCTGATTCGCGAGGGCCGTCGCCGCGCCGACGCGGTGGCCGTGTCCATCTTCGTCAACCCCACGCAGTTCGGGCCGCGCGAGGACCTGTCCCGCTACCCCCGCGACTTCGAGGGCGACGTCGCCAAGTGTGTCAGCGCGGGCGCGCAGGTCATCTTCGCGCCGGAGGGCCCGGGGGTGATGTACCCGGCGGGCTATCAGACGTACGTCGAGGTGACGGACGTCAGCCAGGGGATGTGTGGCGCGCGGCGGCCGGGGCACTTCCGAGGGGTGGCCACCATCGTCACCCAGCTCCTGAGCCTCTTCCGTCCGGACGTCGCGCTCTTCGGCGAGAAGGACTACCAGCAGCTCCAGGTCATCCGGGCGCTCAACCGCGACCTGCACCTGGGCGCGGACATCGTCGGCATGCCCACCGTGCGCGAGGCGGATGGTCTGGCGATGAGCAGCCGGAATGCCTACTTGTCCCCCGAGGAGCGGCAGCGGGCGCTGGCGCTCTCGCGTGGGCTGCGGGCCGCCCAGGCGCTGGTGCGCGAGGGCACGCGGGAGTCGGGCCCCCTGGTTGGGGCCGTTCGGCGCGAATTGGAAGCGGTGGGGCTTCGGGAAGACTACGTGGAACTGGTGGATGCGGAGCGGTTGACGCCCCTGGCCTCGGTGGAGCGTGGGCAGCCTGCCCGGTTGCTTGTCGCGGCCTTCAGTGGCACGACGCGCCTCATCGACAACATGCCATTGGGTGGTGAGGAGAACGCGGGACCCGTATGA
- the smpB gene encoding SsrA-binding protein SmpB, which translates to MTSGGKAKGVGSEPGVKVIAENRRARFDYTVDEKLEAGLALTGSEVKSLRDGIANLSDSYALPKGDEMFLHNANIGSYKAASFFDHLPTRSRKLLLHRGEIDRWAAKVRERGYSIIPLVLYFRKGRAKVELGLCRGKTHEDRRHDIKERETKREMDRAMRRR; encoded by the coding sequence ATGACATCCGGAGGGAAGGCGAAGGGAGTGGGCAGCGAGCCCGGCGTGAAGGTCATCGCGGAAAACCGTCGTGCGCGCTTCGACTACACGGTCGACGAGAAGCTTGAGGCCGGGCTGGCGCTCACGGGAAGCGAGGTGAAGTCGCTGCGGGACGGAATCGCCAATCTGTCGGATTCCTACGCGCTCCCCAAGGGGGACGAGATGTTCCTGCACAACGCGAACATCGGCTCGTACAAGGCGGCGAGCTTCTTCGACCACCTTCCCACCCGGAGCCGCAAGTTGTTGCTGCACCGAGGAGAAATCGACCGTTGGGCGGCGAAGGTGCGTGAGCGGGGTTATTCGATCATCCCGCTTGTGCTGTACTTCAGGAAAGGGCGTGCCAAGGTGGAGCTGGGGCTCTGCCGGGGCAAGACGCACGAGGACCGGCGCCACGACATCAAGGAGCGGGAGACGAAGCGGGAGATGGACCGGGCGATGCGCCGACGTTGA
- the rsmA gene encoding 16S rRNA (adenine(1518)-N(6)/adenine(1519)-N(6))-dimethyltransferase RsmA — MESPREILKRHGLRAKYSWGQNFLGDEDALEAIADALTLRAEEPVVELGPGLGHLTRFLAATGARVTAVERDRDMVMVLEKEAIPGVRVVSGNAATVDFAQVAGAPDVAVAGNLPYHLTSPILFRVLEQRAHVSRAVFTLQKEVVERLAAEPGNRDYGLLTVLLGMHYDAENVLTLEAWRFHPPPKVDSAVLRLTRRKAPRAPIIDEARFTRVVKASFSHRRKTLLNSIKSDPTLGTQEALLAAMAAAGVDPQRRAETLSVEEFAAIERALGPVTAPPAA; from the coding sequence GTGGAATCGCCAAGAGAAATCCTCAAGCGGCATGGCCTGCGCGCCAAGTACAGCTGGGGACAGAACTTCCTCGGAGACGAGGACGCCCTGGAGGCCATCGCGGACGCGTTGACCCTCCGCGCGGAGGAGCCGGTGGTGGAACTGGGCCCGGGCCTGGGACACCTCACGCGCTTCCTGGCCGCCACCGGGGCTCGCGTCACCGCCGTGGAGCGGGACCGCGACATGGTGATGGTCCTGGAGAAGGAGGCCATCCCCGGCGTGCGCGTGGTCTCCGGCAACGCCGCCACGGTGGACTTCGCCCAGGTGGCCGGCGCGCCTGACGTCGCGGTGGCGGGCAACCTCCCGTACCACCTCACCAGCCCCATCCTCTTCCGCGTCTTGGAGCAGCGCGCCCACGTGTCGCGCGCCGTCTTCACGCTGCAGAAGGAAGTGGTGGAGCGGCTCGCCGCCGAGCCCGGCAACCGTGACTATGGCCTGCTCACGGTGCTGCTCGGGATGCACTACGACGCGGAGAACGTCCTCACGCTGGAGGCGTGGCGCTTCCACCCGCCGCCGAAGGTGGACTCCGCGGTGCTGCGGCTCACGCGCCGCAAGGCACCTCGCGCGCCCATCATCGACGAGGCCCGTTTCACGCGCGTGGTGAAGGCGTCCTTCTCGCACCGGCGCAAGACGCTGCTCAACTCCATCAAGTCGGACCCGACGCTGGGCACGCAGGAGGCGCTCCTCGCGGCCATGGCGGCGGCGGGGGTGGATCCGCAGCGACGCGCGGAGACCCTGTCCGTGGAGGAGTTCGCGGCCATCGAGCGCGCGCTGGGGCCGGTGACGGCGCCTCCCGCGGCCTAG
- the panB gene encoding 3-methyl-2-oxobutanoate hydroxymethyltransferase, producing MKDKVTIHTLKRFKQIGQKICMVTAYDATFAHILEGAGADVLLVGDSLGMVIQGHDSTLPVTMDQMVYHTAAVARGARRAHVVADLPFMSYQVSTQDAVRNAGRLVAEGGAGSIKLEGGAEFADTVRAIVRASIPVMGHLGLTPQSVHKMGGYVVQGRGEDQARQILDDALALEQAGAYALVLEGVPMDLARTVTQSLSIPTIGIGAGVDCDGQVLVCYDLLGMNPDFKPKFVKRYANLHGSITEAAGAYFAEVRKGAFPDEEHSFKANKNIRLAAGAPAPAARVEPSAPAEGGEKMGPVYGRPA from the coding sequence GTGAAGGACAAGGTCACCATCCACACGCTGAAGCGCTTCAAGCAGATCGGTCAGAAGATCTGCATGGTCACTGCCTACGACGCCACGTTCGCCCACATCCTCGAAGGAGCGGGCGCGGACGTGTTGCTGGTGGGCGACTCGCTGGGCATGGTCATCCAGGGGCACGACTCCACGCTGCCGGTGACGATGGACCAGATGGTCTACCACACGGCCGCCGTCGCCCGGGGCGCGCGCAGGGCGCACGTCGTGGCCGACCTGCCCTTCATGAGCTACCAGGTGTCGACGCAGGACGCGGTCCGCAACGCGGGCCGGCTGGTGGCGGAAGGCGGCGCGGGCAGCATCAAGCTGGAGGGCGGCGCCGAGTTCGCGGACACGGTGCGCGCCATCGTCCGCGCCAGCATCCCCGTCATGGGGCACCTGGGGCTGACGCCGCAGTCCGTCCACAAGATGGGCGGCTATGTCGTGCAGGGCCGGGGTGAGGACCAGGCGCGCCAGATTCTGGATGATGCGCTGGCGCTGGAGCAGGCCGGTGCCTACGCGCTGGTGCTCGAAGGCGTGCCCATGGACCTGGCCCGCACGGTGACGCAGAGCCTGTCCATCCCCACCATCGGCATTGGCGCCGGCGTGGATTGTGATGGTCAGGTGCTCGTCTGCTACGACCTGCTGGGGATGAACCCGGACTTCAAGCCCAAGTTCGTCAAGCGCTACGCCAACCTCCACGGCTCGATTACGGAGGCCGCGGGCGCGTACTTCGCGGAGGTCCGCAAGGGCGCGTTCCCGGACGAAGAGCACTCCTTCAAGGCGAACAAGAACATCCGGCTGGCGGCGGGGGCTCCGGCTCCGGCGGCCCGGGTGGAGCCGTCCGCGCCCGCCGAGGGCGGCGAGAAGATGGGCCCCGTCTACGGGAGACCCGCCTAG
- a CDS encoding DUF971 domain-containing protein, with translation MSFWDRIKPAPQAVTATDARLSSDGGRLDLTWDDGVKSGATAQVLRQQCPCAACVDEWTNKRTLDQTKVPADLRIQQVQPVGNYALAFNFSDGHTTGIYPWKLLRDVTQPAT, from the coding sequence TTGAGCTTCTGGGACCGCATCAAGCCCGCCCCCCAAGCCGTCACCGCGACGGATGCACGCCTGTCCTCGGACGGTGGCCGCCTGGACCTGACCTGGGATGATGGCGTGAAGTCGGGCGCCACCGCGCAGGTGCTGCGTCAGCAGTGCCCCTGCGCCGCCTGTGTGGACGAGTGGACGAACAAGCGGACGCTGGACCAAACCAAGGTCCCCGCCGACCTTCGCATCCAGCAGGTGCAGCCCGTGGGCAACTACGCGCTGGCCTTCAATTTCAGCGACGGCCACACCACCGGCATCTACCCCTGGAAGCTGCTGCGCGACGTCACCCAACCCGCCACCTGA
- a CDS encoding serine/threonine-protein kinase, with translation MNERYRLVRPLASGGMAELFLGVARGAEGFERPVAIKRVLPHLARDPDIARMFLAEARLSTLLQHQNIATVHDVGQGPEGLFLVMELVDGWDLGVLLASAARRGIRFPPQLAAFIVHQCLAGLGHAYRKVHDGRPVMMAHRDVSPSNILVSREGEVKLTDFGIARMAGPQHTAPGIFRGKEAYSAPEVLRGEPATAASDQFSLGIVFHELLTGQHPFHAEQDPGAVAYAILTRPVTPPRDVPGPLAGAVTRMLATVPAARFHSPESLSDGFARWLAQSGLPATSQTLAAFMRELGLPPTLREQAEASGLRVETASPAHAPYRAEFEEEPLSLPGGPALSSSGRMVHRCLRCQHVLAAPGAPCEHCPPSARSIGTPASTLPRDTAGVSRPTARAAPGPHLELSPQQSLAESVPQSFSTAGVRSVLQTDADALELAERDLPPDSDWPDDAVRLKRQRRKRVVGILVALGVLAGGVWLWPQRSTLLIQVLSATGLRLTTPTLTVESEPPGAAVWVDDVQLGTTPLRIDNRFPAGRVSLQVRLKGYRTWKGTFTGGAPTSLEVKLKR, from the coding sequence GTGAACGAACGTTACCGGCTCGTCCGGCCGCTGGCCTCGGGAGGCATGGCGGAGCTGTTTCTCGGCGTGGCGCGCGGCGCGGAGGGCTTTGAACGCCCGGTGGCCATCAAACGCGTGTTGCCACACCTCGCGCGCGACCCCGACATCGCGCGCATGTTCCTGGCCGAGGCGCGGCTGTCCACGCTGCTGCAGCACCAGAACATCGCCACCGTCCACGACGTGGGCCAGGGCCCCGAGGGGCTCTTCCTCGTGATGGAGCTGGTGGACGGCTGGGACCTGGGCGTGTTGCTCGCCTCGGCCGCGCGTCGGGGCATTCGCTTCCCGCCGCAGTTGGCCGCGTTCATCGTCCACCAGTGCCTGGCGGGGCTTGGGCACGCGTACCGGAAGGTGCATGACGGGCGGCCGGTGATGATGGCCCACCGGGACGTCTCCCCTTCCAACATCCTCGTGTCGCGCGAGGGAGAGGTGAAGCTGACGGACTTCGGCATCGCCCGGATGGCCGGCCCCCAGCACACCGCGCCCGGCATCTTTCGCGGGAAGGAGGCCTACAGCGCGCCCGAGGTGCTGCGCGGCGAGCCCGCGACCGCCGCGAGCGACCAGTTCTCCCTGGGCATCGTGTTCCATGAGCTGCTCACCGGACAGCATCCGTTCCATGCCGAGCAGGACCCGGGCGCGGTGGCCTACGCGATTCTGACGCGACCGGTGACGCCGCCTCGGGACGTGCCCGGGCCGCTGGCGGGCGCGGTGACGCGCATGCTGGCGACAGTTCCAGCAGCGCGCTTCCACTCGCCGGAGTCACTGAGCGACGGCTTCGCGCGGTGGCTCGCGCAGTCGGGATTGCCGGCGACGTCGCAGACGCTGGCCGCGTTCATGCGCGAGCTGGGCTTGCCGCCGACACTGCGCGAGCAGGCTGAGGCGTCGGGGCTCCGCGTCGAGACGGCGTCTCCCGCGCACGCGCCCTATCGTGCCGAATTCGAGGAGGAGCCCCTCTCACTGCCGGGTGGCCCGGCCCTCAGCAGCAGTGGGCGCATGGTGCATCGGTGCCTGCGCTGCCAGCACGTCCTCGCCGCGCCGGGCGCCCCGTGCGAGCACTGCCCTCCGTCAGCGCGGAGCATCGGTACGCCAGCGTCCACGCTGCCGCGAGATACCGCTGGGGTCTCCCGCCCGACAGCGCGCGCCGCGCCGGGTCCGCACCTGGAACTCTCGCCGCAGCAGTCGCTCGCGGAGAGCGTGCCCCAGTCGTTCTCCACCGCGGGCGTGCGGAGCGTGCTCCAGACGGATGCGGACGCGCTGGAGCTCGCGGAACGTGACCTGCCTCCCGACAGCGACTGGCCCGACGACGCGGTCCGGCTCAAGCGACAACGGCGCAAGCGAGTGGTGGGCATCCTCGTCGCGCTGGGAGTGCTCGCGGGCGGCGTCTGGCTCTGGCCCCAGCGCTCCACCCTGCTCATCCAGGTGCTTTCCGCGACGGGGCTCCGCCTGACGACGCCGACGCTCACCGTCGAAAGTGAGCCTCCGGGCGCCGCCGTCTGGGTGGATGACGTGCAACTCGGGACGACTCCGCTGCGAATCGACAATCGATTCCCGGCGGGTCGTGTCTCCCTCCAGGTGCGCCTCAAGGGCTACCGCACGTGGAAGGGAACGTTCACGGGCGGAGCGCCCACGAGCCTCGAGGTGAAGCTGAAGCGGTGA
- a CDS encoding deoxynucleoside kinase, with amino-acid sequence MDYRYIVVEGPIGVGKTSLSNILAERLSGRRVLEVVEENPFLSNFYTDRQKFGFQTQIFFLLSRFRQQQELFQQDLFSSMTVSDYLFAKDRIFAHLNLDAHELALYERVFEALGPRVAKPDLVIYLQARLDVLLHRIKKRGREFERKFDSTYLEGLVHSYNNFFFHYTDTPLLVVDTSDIDFVNVEADREDLLATIRKAKPGTQHYVPKASRRG; translated from the coding sequence ATGGACTACCGGTATATCGTGGTGGAAGGGCCCATTGGCGTGGGCAAGACGAGCCTCTCCAACATCCTCGCGGAACGTCTGTCGGGCCGCCGCGTCCTCGAGGTGGTGGAGGAGAACCCCTTCCTCTCCAACTTCTACACGGACCGGCAGAAGTTCGGGTTCCAGACGCAGATCTTCTTCCTGCTCTCGCGCTTCCGGCAGCAGCAGGAGCTGTTCCAGCAGGACTTGTTCAGCTCGATGACGGTCAGCGACTACCTGTTCGCCAAGGACCGCATCTTCGCGCACCTCAACCTGGACGCGCATGAGCTGGCCCTCTACGAGCGCGTCTTCGAGGCGCTCGGGCCCCGCGTGGCCAAGCCCGACCTGGTCATCTACCTGCAGGCCCGGCTGGACGTGCTCCTGCACCGCATCAAGAAGCGCGGCCGGGAGTTCGAGCGCAAGTTCGACTCCACGTACCTGGAGGGGCTCGTCCACTCCTACAACAACTTCTTCTTCCACTACACGGACACCCCGCTCCTGGTCGTGGATACCTCAGACATCGACTTCGTGAATGTCGAGGCAGACAGGGAAGACCTGCTCGCCACCATCCGGAAGGCGAAGCCGGGAACGCAGCATTACGTTCCGAAGGCATCCCGCCGGGGCTGA